The following proteins come from a genomic window of Achromobacter deleyi:
- a CDS encoding heme ABC transporter ATP-binding protein, producing MMLAAENLTLARDGKRILDRVSLAIHPGEVVGLLGSNGAGKSTLLGALSAELGADGGSLTLDGRPLDAMPPREQARKRAVLPQKPGLTFDLGVREVVAMGAYPFPELSPAEVDELARQALEWADVSHLDGRRYPQLSGGEQQRVQFARVLVQCRAARAADEARYLLLDEPTASLDPKHQADLMRRAAQLARESHTGVLVILHDMNLAARWCDRLLLLSGGQAVALGTPAEVLTPANLFLAYGIEAQVMPHPLQADRLLVLMA from the coding sequence TTGATGCTGGCCGCTGAAAATCTGACCCTGGCGCGCGACGGCAAGCGCATCCTGGACCGCGTGTCGCTGGCGATCCATCCCGGCGAAGTGGTGGGCCTGCTGGGCAGCAACGGCGCCGGCAAGTCGACCCTGCTGGGCGCGCTGTCGGCCGAGCTGGGCGCGGATGGCGGCAGCCTGACGCTGGACGGCCGCCCGCTGGACGCGATGCCGCCGCGCGAGCAGGCGCGCAAGCGCGCGGTGCTGCCGCAGAAGCCCGGGCTGACCTTCGACCTGGGGGTGCGCGAGGTGGTGGCGATGGGCGCCTATCCGTTTCCGGAACTGTCGCCGGCCGAGGTCGACGAACTGGCGCGGCAGGCGCTGGAATGGGCCGACGTCAGCCACCTGGATGGCCGCCGCTATCCGCAGCTGTCGGGCGGCGAGCAGCAGCGGGTGCAGTTCGCCCGGGTGCTGGTGCAATGCCGCGCGGCGCGTGCCGCGGACGAGGCCCGCTATCTGTTGCTGGACGAACCCACCGCCAGCCTGGATCCCAAGCACCAGGCCGACCTGATGCGGCGCGCGGCCCAGCTGGCGCGCGAAAGCCATACGGGCGTGCTGGTCATCCTGCACGACATGAACCTGGCGGCGCGCTGGTGCGACCGCCTGCTGCTGCTGAGCGGCGGCCAGGCGGTGGCGCTGGGCACGCCGGCCGAGGTGCTGACGCCGGCCAACCTGTTCCTGGCGTACGGCATCGAGGCGCAGGTGATGCCGCACCCGCTGCAGGCCGACCGGCTGCTGGTGCTGATGGCTTGA
- a CDS encoding YajQ family cyclic di-GMP-binding protein: MPTFDVVSEVDKHELTNAIDQANRELATRFDFKGTDAKFELEGFVVTQVASSAFQLKQMLDILRGRLSARGIDVRCLDVADPLENLGGARQKVTIKQGIEQPVAKKLIAAIKNAKLKVESQINGDKLRISGKKRDDLQTAIALLKKTDVDLPLQFENFRD; this comes from the coding sequence ATGCCTACTTTCGACGTCGTCTCCGAAGTCGACAAACACGAACTCACCAACGCCATCGACCAGGCCAACCGCGAGCTCGCCACCCGTTTCGATTTCAAGGGCACGGATGCCAAGTTCGAGCTGGAAGGCTTCGTGGTGACGCAGGTCGCATCCAGCGCGTTCCAGCTCAAGCAGATGCTGGATATCCTGCGCGGCCGCCTGTCGGCGCGCGGGATCGACGTGCGCTGCCTGGATGTGGCGGATCCGCTGGAGAACCTGGGCGGGGCGCGGCAGAAGGTGACGATCAAGCAGGGCATCGAGCAGCCGGTGGCCAAGAAGCTGATCGCGGCGATCAAGAACGCCAAGCTCAAGGTCGAGAGCCAGATCAATGGCGACAAGCTGCGGATCAGTGGCAAGAAGCGGGATGATCTGCAGACGGCGATCGCGTTGTTGAAGAAGACGGATGTGGATTTGCCGTTGCAGTTCGAGAATTTTCGGGACTGA